In the genome of Leeuwenhoekiella sp. MAR_2009_132, one region contains:
- the gmk gene encoding guanylate kinase: MTEGGKLIVFSAPSGSGKTTIVRWLLAKEELNLEFSISAASREPRPTEQDGVDYYFLSLKEFKRRIKSEEFLEWEEVYRDNFYGTLKSEVERIWKHGKHVIFDIDVVGGLDIKKLYPERTLAVFVKPPSIEELKIRLKNRKTESEDRINMRVAKASIELATAPQFDHIIENNDLDVALEEAYNLVEKFVKH, encoded by the coding sequence ATGACTGAGGGAGGTAAATTAATTGTTTTTTCTGCGCCCAGCGGAAGCGGTAAAACAACCATTGTAAGGTGGCTTTTAGCTAAAGAAGAATTAAATCTTGAATTTAGTATCTCTGCTGCGTCACGAGAACCCAGACCCACAGAACAAGATGGAGTTGATTATTATTTTCTTTCTTTAAAAGAATTTAAACGTCGTATTAAATCTGAAGAGTTTTTAGAATGGGAAGAGGTCTACCGAGATAATTTTTACGGCACATTAAAAAGTGAAGTGGAGCGCATTTGGAAACACGGCAAACATGTGATTTTTGATATAGATGTAGTAGGTGGTTTAGATATTAAAAAATTATACCCAGAACGCACACTAGCCGTATTTGTAAAACCCCCAAGCATTGAAGAGTTAAAAATAAGATTGAAAAACCGCAAAACCGAAAGTGAAGACCGCATAAATATGCGTGTCGCCAAAGCCAGTATTGAACTTGCCACGGCACCTCAATTTGATCACATTATTGAGAATAACGATCTTGATGTTGCTTTAGAAGAAGCATATAACCTGGTTGAAAAATTTGTAAAGCACTAA
- the nadD gene encoding nicotinate (nicotinamide) nucleotide adenylyltransferase, whose protein sequence is MKIGLYFGTFNPIHIGHLIIANHFAEYSDLDKIWMVLTPHNPFKKKSSLLDNNHRYQLVLEALEAYPKIEASTIEFNLPQPNYTTNTLAHLKEKYPQHEFSLIMGEDNLKTLHKWKNYEVILDNHEIYVYPRISEKKEENNLINHTNIHVVDAPVVEISSTFIRKALKEGKNCRPLLPDPVWVYIDQMNFYR, encoded by the coding sequence ATGAAAATAGGGCTATACTTTGGCACTTTTAACCCTATACATATAGGGCATCTAATTATCGCTAATCACTTTGCTGAATACAGCGACCTTGATAAAATATGGATGGTTCTTACACCACACAATCCATTTAAAAAAAAGAGTAGTCTTTTAGATAATAATCACAGGTATCAACTTGTATTAGAAGCTCTAGAAGCATATCCTAAAATTGAGGCTAGCACTATAGAATTTAACCTACCACAACCTAATTATACTACAAACACCTTAGCCCATCTTAAGGAAAAATATCCGCAACACGAGTTTAGCTTGATTATGGGGGAAGACAATCTCAAAACACTTCATAAATGGAAAAACTATGAAGTTATTTTAGATAATCATGAGATTTACGTTTACCCTCGAATATCAGAAAAAAAGGAAGAAAATAATTTAATAAATCACACAAACATACACGTTGTTGATGCACCTGTTGTTGAAATTTCTTCAACATTTATTCGAAAAGCGCTTAAAGAAGGTAAAAACTGCAGGCCGCTATTACCAGATCCTGTATGGGTTTATATAGATCAAATGAATTTTTATAGATAA
- the lysM gene encoding peptidoglycan-binding protein LysM gives MGLFSFIKNAGAKIGIGKSTAEEAAEKKAEAAAAVAEANKKAASSLKETISDLGLEVENLEVTITGESAVVSGKAKDQTTKEKVVLVVGNVEGIAQVDDRMEVDHSEPEAQFHTVESGDTLSKIAKKFYGNAMKYPVIFEANKPMLKDPDKIYPGQMLRIPNLD, from the coding sequence ATGGGATTATTTTCATTTATTAAAAATGCCGGAGCTAAAATAGGCATCGGTAAGAGTACAGCTGAAGAAGCTGCAGAGAAGAAAGCAGAAGCTGCCGCAGCAGTGGCTGAAGCAAACAAGAAGGCAGCATCTTCTTTAAAAGAGACTATAAGTGATTTAGGTCTTGAGGTAGAAAATCTTGAAGTTACAATTACAGGCGAGTCTGCTGTTGTTTCTGGTAAAGCTAAAGATCAAACAACAAAAGAAAAAGTGGTACTTGTCGTAGGTAACGTAGAGGGTATTGCTCAGGTAGATGATCGTATGGAAGTAGATCACAGTGAGCCTGAAGCGCAATTTCACACTGTTGAGTCTGGAGATACGTTAAGTAAAATAGCAAAGAAGTTTTATGGCAACGCTATGAAATACCCTGTTATTTTTGAGGCTAACAAACCTATGCTTAAAGACCCAGACAAGATTTATCCTGGTCAAATGTTACGTATTCCTAATCTTGATTAA
- a CDS encoding NAD(P)H-dependent glycerol-3-phosphate dehydrogenase, protein MSLKFGVLGGGSWATAIVKMLSENLNEVGWYMRSNYALEHIKKEQHNPNYLSAVEFNPAQLKLSNDINEIIEYADYLIFAIPSAFVGKELEQVTASFKDKIVFSAIKGIVPETGQIVGAHFHDKYDIPFENIGVITGPCHAEEVALERLSYLTIACADEAHAKVMAKHLSSDYIKTTISDDTIGTEYAAMLKNIYAIAAGIAHGLGYGDNFQSVLMSNAIREMKKFIKKVHKMKRNINDSAYLGDLLVTGYSVFSRNRMFGNMIGKGYTVKSAQMEMSMVAEGYYAAESAFKINEKLGAKTPIIDAVYDILYKGKDPKKTFIKLTEKVD, encoded by the coding sequence ATGAGCTTAAAATTTGGGGTTTTAGGAGGCGGAAGTTGGGCAACGGCAATTGTAAAAATGTTATCAGAAAACCTGAATGAAGTAGGTTGGTACATGCGTAGTAATTATGCTTTAGAACACATCAAGAAAGAACAGCACAATCCCAATTACCTAAGTGCGGTAGAGTTTAATCCTGCACAATTAAAACTAAGTAATGATATTAATGAAATTATTGAATACGCAGACTATTTAATATTTGCGATACCATCTGCTTTTGTGGGTAAAGAATTAGAACAGGTAACCGCTAGTTTTAAGGATAAAATAGTTTTTTCGGCTATTAAAGGTATTGTACCTGAAACGGGTCAAATTGTAGGGGCTCATTTTCACGATAAATATGACATCCCTTTTGAAAACATAGGAGTAATTACCGGTCCTTGTCACGCAGAAGAAGTGGCTCTTGAGCGTCTTTCATACCTCACAATTGCCTGTGCAGATGAAGCCCATGCTAAAGTAATGGCAAAACATCTTAGCAGTGATTATATTAAAACCACAATAAGCGATGACACTATAGGTACCGAGTATGCTGCAATGCTTAAAAATATTTACGCGATTGCTGCCGGTATTGCGCACGGGCTGGGTTATGGAGATAATTTTCAAAGCGTATTAATGAGCAATGCGATACGCGAGATGAAAAAGTTTATCAAAAAAGTACATAAAATGAAACGTAACATTAATGATTCTGCTTACTTAGGAGATTTATTAGTTACAGGTTATTCTGTTTTTAGCCGCAATAGAATGTTTGGAAATATGATAGGTAAAGGCTACACGGTTAAAAGCGCTCAAATGGAAATGAGTATGGTTGCTGAAGGCTACTATGCAGCAGAAAGTGCTTTTAAAATAAATGAGAAGTTAGGCGCAAAAACGCCAATTATAGATGCTGTTTACGATATTCTTTACAAGGGAAAAGACCCTAAAAAGACATTTATAAAACTTACTGAAAAAGTAGATTAA
- the pheS gene encoding phenylalanine--tRNA ligase subunit alpha: MLEKIKELIAEAEAFTTTSLEETESFRIKFLGKKGLFNEYFSEFKNIPNEEKKEFGQTINTLKTVVQEKVDALKASLEVAEDNGVYGDLTRPGEPVVLGSRHPISIVKNQIIDIFSRIGFDVSEGPEIEDDWHNFTALNLPEYHPARDMQDTFFIQTNPDVLLRTHTSSVQVRYMEANKPPIRTISPGRVYRNEAISARSHCFFHQVEGLYIDKDVSFADLKQTLQHFTTEMFGKSKIRLRPSYFPFTEPSAEVDVYWGLETETDYKMTKGTGWLEIMGCGMVDPNVLENCGINSKEYSGFAFGMGIDRIALLLHQISDIRLLSENDLRFLNQFKSAL, from the coding sequence ATGCTAGAAAAAATAAAAGAGCTTATTGCAGAAGCGGAAGCGTTTACAACTACTTCACTTGAGGAAACAGAATCTTTCAGAATTAAATTTTTAGGGAAGAAAGGCCTGTTCAATGAGTATTTCTCTGAATTTAAGAATATACCCAACGAAGAGAAAAAAGAGTTTGGTCAAACGATTAACACTCTTAAAACCGTAGTTCAGGAGAAAGTAGATGCCTTAAAGGCCAGCCTGGAGGTAGCAGAAGATAATGGGGTTTATGGTGATTTAACCAGACCTGGAGAGCCTGTAGTATTGGGTTCACGCCATCCCATATCTATTGTTAAGAATCAAATCATAGATATATTTTCGCGTATAGGCTTTGACGTGTCTGAAGGTCCTGAGATTGAAGATGACTGGCATAACTTTACAGCACTAAACTTGCCAGAATACCACCCTGCCCGTGATATGCAGGACACCTTTTTTATACAAACTAATCCAGATGTGTTGTTGCGTACACATACTTCATCTGTACAGGTGCGCTATATGGAAGCCAATAAGCCGCCTATACGTACCATATCACCGGGACGTGTTTACCGCAACGAGGCAATTTCTGCACGGTCACATTGCTTTTTTCATCAGGTAGAAGGCTTGTATATAGATAAAGATGTTTCATTTGCAGACTTAAAGCAAACGCTTCAGCATTTTACGACAGAGATGTTTGGAAAAAGTAAAATACGCTTAAGACCTTCTTATTTTCCATTTACAGAACCTAGTGCAGAAGTAGATGTATACTGGGGTCTGGAGACTGAGACAGATTATAAAATGACAAAGGGAACCGGATGGTTAGAAATAATGGGCTGCGGAATGGTAGATCCTAACGTACTTGAAAATTGCGGTATAAACTCTAAAGAATACAGTGGGTTCGCATTTGGTATGGGTATAGATCGTATCGCATTATTATTACATCAGATATCAGACATTCGTTTACTTAGTGAAAATGATTTACGTTTTTTAAATCAGTTTAAGAGCGCTCTTTAA
- a CDS encoding ceramidase domain-containing protein, which translates to MKVIQPMLLALLQDVFPNDTGPIYKETIAGRFPVEPFNTYSNLIFLFIVIYFGIRIYKEPQKQWFLMLTIPFIFIGYIGGTLYHGLRSSEAYLLIDWVPIRGLSFAAILYFVFKWKDTWKKRLFFIIAIGIAFIGLRYLPVSESLEHNLGYLISALTILIPIIGYLSKTNWRNARPAIIAFVIFGFAVAFRVLDNRLDFEIFWMGTHWLWHLFGGTAVFFILLYIFRDNKAQATYIS; encoded by the coding sequence TTGAAAGTAATTCAACCTATGTTATTAGCGCTATTGCAAGATGTATTTCCTAATGATACCGGCCCCATCTATAAAGAGACCATTGCAGGGCGATTTCCTGTAGAGCCTTTTAACACGTATAGTAACCTCATTTTTCTATTTATCGTTATCTATTTTGGGATACGTATCTATAAAGAACCGCAAAAGCAATGGTTTTTAATGCTTACGATTCCCTTTATATTTATAGGGTATATAGGAGGCACATTATACCACGGGCTTCGCAGTTCTGAGGCGTATTTGCTTATTGATTGGGTACCTATACGAGGTCTTAGTTTTGCGGCTATACTGTATTTTGTTTTTAAATGGAAAGATACCTGGAAGAAACGTCTGTTTTTTATAATTGCAATAGGTATTGCTTTTATAGGCTTGAGGTACTTACCAGTAAGTGAAAGCTTAGAACATAACCTGGGATATTTAATAAGTGCGCTTACCATACTCATACCTATAATAGGATATTTATCTAAAACAAACTGGCGCAATGCACGCCCCGCAATCATTGCTTTTGTGATTTTTGGCTTTGCAGTAGCGTTTAGAGTACTTGACAACAGACTTGATTTTGAAATATTTTGGATGGGAACCCATTGGTTATGGCACCTCTTTGGCGGCACAGCTGTTTTCTTTATACTCTTATATATTTTTAGAGACAATAAAGCCCAAGCCACCTATATTTCTTAA
- a CDS encoding CvpA family protein: MNYLDIILGIFLILGLYKGIKNGLLIELASIIALVIGIYGAIHFSYYAVDYLNDKVAWSEHTINLLAFALTFITIVLIISLAGRLLTKVASLIMLGIVNKILGGLFGILKVAFILSVILMFSSAFTMTLIDEKIREESVVYNAIQPIAPLVLPNLLREVDKLKTEKPESNEDSQLQLESA, translated from the coding sequence ATGAACTATCTTGATATTATTCTAGGAATTTTTTTGATTCTAGGGCTTTATAAAGGCATTAAAAACGGACTCTTAATTGAATTAGCATCAATAATTGCTTTAGTGATTGGCATCTACGGTGCTATTCACTTTTCATATTACGCTGTAGATTATCTTAACGATAAAGTAGCGTGGAGTGAACATACCATAAATCTACTTGCCTTTGCACTTACCTTTATCACCATCGTACTCATAATTAGTTTGGCTGGGCGCTTATTAACTAAAGTTGCTTCATTAATAATGCTAGGTATAGTAAATAAAATTTTAGGTGGTCTATTCGGTATACTTAAAGTTGCTTTTATACTAAGTGTAATTCTTATGTTTAGCTCTGCATTTACGATGACTCTTATAGATGAAAAAATTAGAGAAGAGTCTGTTGTTTACAATGCCATACAGCCTATAGCTCCATTAGTACTTCCTAATTTACTCAGAGAAGTAGATAAATTAAAAACCGAAAAACCAGAATCTAATGAAGATTCTCAATTACAACTTGAATCGGCTTAG
- a CDS encoding SulP family inorganic anion transporter produces the protein MFKNLKNDFPASVVVFFVALPLCLGIALASGAPLFSGLIAGIVGGIVVGAMSGSSLGVSGPAAGLSAIVLVAISTLGGYENLLVAVVLGGVIQLIFGLLKAGIIGYYFPSSVIKGMLTGIGIIIILKQIPHFFGYDADPEGDWAFFQVDGRNTFTEIGQIFDSISPGATAIAFIAMFILVLWDVVLSKKGKIFKLIQGPLVAVVLGILYYVFTQDSEAWGISNDHLVKVPVPDDFSSFIGQFTFPNFSVITEPQIWITAFTLALVASLETLLCVEATDKLDPKKRTTPTNRELFAQGAGNIISGMIGGLPITQVIVRSSANIQSGGQTKMSAIIHGFLLLISVILVPNVLNLIPLSVLAAVLFLVGYKLAKPSTFKRMWTLGWKQFIPFIITVLGIVFADLLVGISLGLAVGIVVILIKNYQNSHFLHIVREEETGLDIVKMTLAEEVTFINKGAIMKELNKLHENSYLEVDVRKTRYLDQDIIEILDDFRFRAQDKNINVKIISERGTIENPESYEQFFNQEKKDNLKVSA, from the coding sequence ATGTTTAAAAATTTAAAAAACGACTTCCCGGCGAGTGTCGTGGTGTTTTTTGTAGCGCTACCCTTGTGTTTAGGAATTGCTTTAGCAAGTGGTGCTCCACTCTTTTCAGGTCTAATTGCGGGTATTGTTGGCGGTATTGTAGTAGGTGCAATGAGCGGTTCTAGTCTGGGGGTTAGTGGTCCTGCGGCAGGTTTATCTGCGATAGTTTTAGTGGCTATATCTACCTTAGGCGGGTATGAAAACTTATTAGTTGCTGTAGTTCTTGGAGGGGTCATTCAGTTGATATTTGGTCTTCTAAAAGCCGGTATTATAGGATATTATTTTCCATCATCAGTAATTAAAGGAATGCTTACCGGTATAGGAATTATTATCATACTTAAACAAATTCCACACTTTTTTGGTTATGATGCAGATCCAGAAGGAGACTGGGCTTTTTTTCAGGTAGATGGTAGAAATACGTTTACTGAAATAGGGCAGATATTTGATAGTATAAGCCCGGGTGCAACAGCAATAGCATTTATCGCGATGTTTATTTTAGTGCTATGGGATGTTGTACTTAGCAAAAAAGGTAAAATATTTAAGTTAATTCAGGGACCATTAGTTGCCGTAGTGTTAGGTATTCTTTATTATGTATTTACACAGGATTCTGAAGCCTGGGGTATTTCTAATGATCATCTTGTAAAAGTACCTGTGCCAGATGATTTTAGTTCATTTATAGGGCAATTTACATTTCCTAATTTTAGTGTTATTACAGAGCCTCAAATCTGGATCACTGCATTTACGCTTGCCCTGGTCGCGAGTCTGGAAACTTTGCTCTGTGTTGAAGCAACAGATAAACTAGATCCTAAAAAACGTACAACGCCTACAAACCGTGAACTTTTTGCTCAAGGTGCCGGTAATATAATTTCTGGGATGATAGGAGGTTTGCCTATTACCCAGGTAATCGTACGTAGCTCTGCAAATATTCAATCTGGTGGGCAAACTAAAATGTCTGCAATAATTCATGGATTCTTATTATTAATTTCTGTGATTCTGGTGCCTAATGTTCTTAATTTAATACCACTTTCTGTCTTGGCAGCGGTATTATTTTTAGTGGGTTATAAGCTTGCTAAGCCTTCTACTTTTAAGCGTATGTGGACGCTGGGTTGGAAACAATTTATTCCCTTTATCATAACGGTATTAGGTATCGTATTTGCAGACTTACTTGTGGGTATTAGTTTGGGTCTGGCTGTAGGTATTGTTGTTATTCTTATTAAGAATTATCAAAATTCACATTTCTTACATATTGTAAGAGAAGAGGAAACAGGTCTTGATATTGTAAAAATGACATTAGCCGAAGAAGTGACTTTTATAAATAAGGGAGCGATTATGAAAGAGTTAAACAAACTTCATGAAAATTCATATTTAGAGGTTGACGTACGCAAAACACGTTATTTAGATCAGGATATCATAGAAATTCTAGATGATTTCAGATTTAGAGCGCAGGATAAAAATATTAATGTCAAGATTATCTCTGAGCGCGGTACAATTGAAAACCCCGAAAGTTACGAGCAGTTTTTCAATCAGGAAAAGAAAGATAACTTGAAAGTTTCAGCATAA
- a CDS encoding carbonic anhydrase, with translation MDISKIFENNKEWVASRLKSEPNYFKQLSEGQSPKILYIGCSDSRVSSEELMGVGPGDVFVHRNIANMVPNTDLNSMSVINYAVEHLEVEHVVVCGHYYCGGVKAAMQSADLGILNPWLRNIRDVYRIHKDELNLIENEEERYKKFVELNVQEQCVNVIKTSDVQKAIRKRKLTVHGWVFDIHSGKLIDLKIDFDAILKNIMEIYRLDEL, from the coding sequence ATGGACATTTCAAAAATTTTCGAAAATAATAAAGAGTGGGTTGCAAGTCGTTTAAAGTCAGAACCTAATTACTTCAAACAATTGTCTGAAGGGCAATCCCCAAAAATTTTATATATAGGTTGTAGCGATAGTAGAGTTTCTTCTGAAGAACTTATGGGCGTGGGCCCGGGTGACGTTTTTGTACATCGTAATATTGCTAACATGGTACCTAATACAGACTTAAACTCCATGTCTGTAATTAATTATGCTGTAGAGCATCTAGAGGTTGAGCATGTTGTGGTATGTGGCCATTATTATTGTGGTGGTGTTAAAGCAGCAATGCAATCTGCAGACCTGGGTATTTTAAACCCGTGGTTGCGTAACATACGTGATGTATACCGTATTCATAAAGACGAACTTAATCTTATTGAAAACGAGGAAGAACGTTATAAAAAGTTTGTTGAGCTTAATGTTCAGGAGCAGTGTGTAAATGTGATCAAAACTTCAGATGTACAAAAGGCAATACGCAAGCGTAAGCTTACAGTTCATGGGTGGGTTTTCGATATTCATTCGGGAAAACTGATCGATTTGAAAATTGATTTTGATGCAATTCTTAAAAACATCATGGAAATTTACAGATTAGACGAGTTGTAA
- a CDS encoding tetratricopeptide repeat protein — protein sequence MITQNMYYTYRNLILVLFLGVVTISSSFAQTPEQLFETGNSQYAQNNFEAAIVNYEKVLESGYASAAVYYNLANANYKLNRIAASVYNYEKALALKPNDKEIKNNLQFAQNMTIDAITPLPQNIFKKWYNQILGIFTIDGWATVTVVFILIFTLSFLIYFFNKGVGSKRIFFTVSFVALGLGVLSLALSFQAKSNENNREFAIVFSPEAEVKSEPNNTSEQTFILHEGTKVRVLEQKDDWQLIRLADGKEGWVASVAIKIL from the coding sequence ATGATAACACAGAATATGTATTATACCTATCGCAACTTAATTCTTGTTCTGTTCTTGGGAGTAGTAACGATAAGCAGCAGCTTTGCTCAAACTCCTGAGCAATTATTTGAAACCGGAAACTCCCAGTATGCACAGAATAATTTTGAAGCAGCTATTGTTAATTATGAGAAAGTACTAGAGTCGGGTTACGCTTCTGCCGCGGTATATTATAATCTGGCTAATGCTAATTATAAACTTAACCGTATAGCAGCAAGTGTCTATAATTATGAGAAAGCACTGGCTTTAAAACCTAACGATAAAGAGATTAAAAACAATTTACAGTTTGCCCAAAATATGACCATAGATGCGATAACCCCGTTGCCGCAAAATATATTTAAAAAATGGTATAATCAGATTCTGGGTATTTTTACTATAGATGGCTGGGCAACCGTAACGGTGGTATTTATACTCATATTTACACTGAGTTTTTTAATCTATTTTTTTAATAAGGGAGTAGGTAGTAAGCGTATTTTCTTCACAGTGTCTTTTGTAGCACTGGGGCTAGGAGTATTGAGTTTAGCTCTTAGTTTTCAGGCAAAATCAAATGAAAATAATAGGGAATTTGCTATTGTTTTTTCGCCGGAGGCGGAAGTAAAAAGTGAACCGAACAACACCAGCGAGCAGACTTTTATTTTACATGAGGGTACTAAAGTTAGAGTACTTGAACAAAAAGACGATTGGCAATTAATACGACTTGCTGATGGTAAAGAAGGTTGGGTTGCTAGTGTTGCTATAAAGATTCTTTAG
- a CDS encoding BatD family protein: MKLKFLLIVFFAGFSAWSQVKFDAVVSKETLGVNERLRVDFEMNEDGDNFRPPSFQGFVVVGGPNQSISKQWINGKSSFSKTFSYFLQPKGTGKLQIGAAEIEINNTVYKTLPIEINVTGAVDLAKDPNDPASSAAENVHLVAEVSKSNPYLNEAITVVYKLYVSRETAVNGWNEIDAPKFADFWSQSLDEKQFKVYDGTFNGKPYRYVILRRTLLYPQKTGELDIESLALNINVEAPTNRRDIFGMRITRPAQITVSAPKRTIKVRELPEAGKPDNFTGAVGKFDFSVTASKTKLDAQDALDLTLTAKGNGNLKLFKLPKPTLPSALEVYEPENLQDVNVSLSGMTGKNEERYTIVPQRKGAYPIPPIRFSYFDPATERYNTVSSDEIVITVENGPDALASASGVNKSPVKAAVQFNYIKSEADLVAQNKDSFFMSKLFWGLLATPLVLIPFAIFFGRKREAYQNDIKGNRLRKADKLARKYLGEAKKNLGDQKAFYLALEKSLHNFLKARLNIQTSDMSKERISKLLQERGANVSTTADFIKLLESCEFARYTPASIDAMQQDYNNAGSVISEIDKQL, from the coding sequence ATGAAGCTAAAATTTTTGCTGATTGTTTTTTTTGCCGGTTTCTCTGCCTGGTCTCAGGTAAAGTTTGATGCCGTAGTTAGTAAAGAAACATTAGGAGTTAATGAGCGCTTACGTGTAGATTTTGAGATGAATGAAGATGGAGACAACTTTAGACCTCCCAGTTTTCAAGGGTTTGTAGTTGTAGGTGGACCTAATCAATCTATTAGCAAACAATGGATAAACGGTAAATCTAGTTTTTCTAAGACATTCTCGTATTTTTTACAGCCTAAAGGCACGGGTAAGTTGCAAATAGGTGCTGCAGAAATTGAGATAAATAATACAGTTTATAAAACCCTACCCATAGAAATAAATGTTACGGGAGCAGTAGATCTGGCTAAAGATCCTAATGATCCCGCATCTTCTGCGGCCGAAAATGTGCATCTAGTTGCTGAGGTTTCTAAATCTAATCCCTATTTAAATGAAGCGATCACCGTTGTTTATAAGCTGTATGTTTCTCGCGAAACAGCTGTAAACGGATGGAATGAAATAGACGCTCCCAAGTTTGCCGATTTCTGGAGTCAAAGCTTAGATGAGAAGCAATTTAAAGTGTACGACGGGACCTTTAACGGCAAGCCATATCGGTATGTGATTTTGAGAAGAACCTTATTATATCCTCAAAAAACAGGTGAATTGGATATTGAATCGCTTGCGCTCAATATTAATGTTGAAGCACCTACAAACAGACGCGATATTTTTGGTATGCGCATTACGCGACCGGCACAAATAACAGTGTCTGCACCTAAGAGAACAATAAAAGTTAGAGAATTGCCAGAAGCAGGTAAGCCCGATAATTTTACAGGAGCTGTAGGTAAATTTGATTTTAGTGTAACTGCCAGTAAAACTAAACTGGATGCCCAGGATGCATTAGATTTGACACTTACTGCAAAAGGAAACGGAAATTTAAAACTCTTTAAACTTCCTAAGCCTACATTACCTAGTGCTCTAGAGGTTTATGAGCCCGAAAATTTACAGGATGTAAACGTATCTTTATCTGGTATGACCGGTAAAAATGAAGAGCGTTATACGATTGTTCCACAACGCAAAGGAGCTTATCCTATACCGCCCATACGCTTTTCTTATTTTGATCCCGCAACAGAGCGATACAATACGGTAAGTAGTGACGAGATTGTAATTACTGTAGAAAATGGGCCAGATGCTCTAGCTTCGGCTAGTGGAGTGAATAAATCTCCTGTAAAAGCAGCTGTTCAATTTAACTATATTAAATCGGAAGCAGATTTAGTAGCTCAAAATAAAGATTCATTCTTTATGAGTAAGCTGTTTTGGGGACTACTTGCAACTCCGTTAGTTTTAATTCCGTTTGCTATATTTTTTGGTCGTAAGCGTGAAGCTTATCAAAATGATATCAAGGGTAACAGGCTGCGTAAGGCAGATAAACTTGCCCGAAAATATCTAGGAGAAGCAAAGAAAAATTTAGGAGACCAGAAAGCGTTTTATCTTGCTTTAGAGAAGTCATTACATAATTTCTTAAAAGCACGCTTAAATATTCAGACCAGTGATATGAGTAAAGAGCGCATAAGTAAATTACTACAGGAGCGTGGCGCAAACGTGAGTACTACCGCAGATTTTATTAAGTTACTTGAGAGTTGTGAATTTGCACGATATACACCTGCGAGTATAGATGCTATGCAACAGGATTATAACAATGCCGGCAGTGTAATCTCTGAAATTGATAAGCAATTATGA
- a CDS encoding tetratricopeptide repeat protein encodes MRIQLSLKQKLMMMKRHNLLNKIHYLGILIVLISLSASAQSDKPDPAILEAQDFVADGNEAFVSKEFTSAETAYRKAVAKNPANATAKYNMGNNYYRNKKYAEGMTRYIQAAEVAQTKAEKHKAFHNLGNAFYQQKDYKKAVEAYKNALRNDPTDEETRYNLALAKKEEEKNGGGGGDDQKDDNKDKGDDQKDKNGDGDDEKSDDGKPKDSDDEGDKKDKGDENKDEKGKPEDKEGDKPKDGKDGDKPKEQPQPQPGQGQLSPQQVKSLLEAMKNEENKVQDKMNAQKVKGAKVKTDKDW; translated from the coding sequence ATGAGAATACAACTAAGTCTTAAACAAAAGTTGATGATGATGAAGAGACATAACCTATTAAATAAAATACATTATTTAGGAATTTTAATAGTTCTAATATCCTTAAGTGCTTCGGCACAAAGCGATAAACCAGATCCTGCAATTTTAGAGGCGCAGGATTTTGTTGCAGATGGCAACGAAGCGTTTGTTTCTAAAGAATTTACTTCCGCAGAAACAGCGTATAGAAAAGCAGTGGCTAAGAATCCTGCTAATGCAACTGCAAAATACAATATGGGTAATAACTACTATCGCAATAAAAAATATGCAGAAGGGATGACGCGTTACATTCAGGCTGCTGAGGTTGCACAAACTAAAGCCGAAAAACATAAAGCCTTTCATAATTTAGGCAATGCTTTTTATCAGCAAAAAGATTATAAGAAAGCAGTTGAAGCTTATAAAAATGCTCTACGCAATGATCCTACAGATGAAGAAACCCGTTATAATCTAGCTCTTGCTAAAAAAGAAGAAGAGAAAAACGGCGGAGGCGGCGGTGATGATCAGAAAGATGATAATAAAGACAAAGGCGACGACCAAAAAGACAAAAATGGGGACGGCGACGATGAGAAAAGTGATGATGGCAAGCCAAAAGATTCTGATGATGAAGGCGATAAAAAGGATAAGGGCGACGAGAATAAAGATGAGAAAGGTAAGCCTGAAGATAAAGAAGGTGATAAACCTAAAGATGGTAAAGACGGCGATAAGCCTAAAGAACAACCTCAGCCACAACCCGGGCAGGGTCAATTGTCACCACAGCAGGTAAAAAGTTTACTTGAGGCAATGAAGAATGAGGAAAATAAAGTTCAGGATAAAATGAATGCCCAGAAAGTTAAAGGAGCCAAAGTCAAAACAGACAAAGACTGGTAA